In a genomic window of Helianthus annuus cultivar XRQ/B chromosome 10, HanXRQr2.0-SUNRISE, whole genome shotgun sequence:
- the LOC110885032 gene encoding uncharacterized protein LOC110885032 isoform X4, whose product MFAKKLLHKATKHHHHLQQQQQQQQNLKGCLTPDDLDFRIAVHYGIPSTASILAFDPIQRVLAIGTLDGRIKVIGGDNIEGLLISPKQIPFKYLEFLSNKGFLVSISNDNDIQVWNLENRSIASSMQWSSTITSFSVIYGSFFMYVGDDNGLMSVLKHEEDGELLLLPYHLSAKSLTEAAESSFPDRQTVVGVLHQPCSSGNRVLIAYESGLIILWDIFEAQVVVVRGDKVLELKDGVVDCSGQPEHDLEEKEITALCWASSNGTVVAVGYIDGDIMFWKTSTTGSSKKQKTASSNNNVVRLQLSSAKRKLPVIVLHWSANTKSQNDGDGQLFVYGGDEIGSEEVLTVLSLEWSPGMETLRCVGRAEITLIGSFADMSLLPSAINNHGADLLVLTSPGHLQIVNHKNLSALTTEHEKRITLSSLDCPVVVPTFNPVLSAAKLISLVGSEKTSKFLLEIATNVKVNATQKLAEGSWPISGGIVHQFTSPDGYVIERIYVAGYMDGSVRIWDATSPVLSVLCVIGAMKDVEVSGSTSPVSELNLCSSTSQLAVGSQLGLIRVYNLNSSPNETDLHIVTGIKQEVHKQPQGGGPACIASFHLLDSPVQALQYIDHGAKLAAAHECGRVAVLDMNSFSVSFLTESLPNLSSPVISMAWKSFLYNGGRVKSPKDAGPKSVDKNLEKLMFVSTKDAKLYVFDGNNRMINSKPTQLKKDTTAISMHIIEESTSSVEQKESTELTKDVVAGNEPTSETDQHKTEHISSGHNAMDSLILLCCNDALCLYRLKSVVQGNEKPLLKVKLEKHCCWTSTFRKDEKSCGLVLLYQTGELEIRSLPDLELVKVTSLMSIIRWSYKANMQRTMCAAENGQIAMINGSEVALLSLLKSDDDLRVTESFPSLHDKVLAAAVEAVISSSHNQKKKQTTLKSMNLYLYPFLLHQIQNKRRKPEREVTGKCYLMVIMMSPESGHVRRLSPSIERMQGMLLR is encoded by the exons ATGTTTGCCAAGAAACTGCTACACAAGGCTACcaagcatcatcatcatcttcagcagcagcagcagcagcag CAGAATCTAAAAGGCTGCCTCACACCAGACGATTTGGACTTTCGTATAGCAGTCCATTACGGTATCCCATCCACCGCATCGATTCTTGCCTTTGATCCTATTCAGCGTGTATTAGCCATTGGAACATT AGATGGCAGGATAAAAGTGATTGGTGGTGATAATATTGAAGGCCTCCTCATTTCTCCAAAGCAAATACCTTTCAAGTATTTGGAG TTTCTATCCAACAAAGGTTTCCTAGTCAGCATCTCCAATGACAATGACATACAG GTGTGGAATTTGGAAAACAGGTCTATTGCTTCCAGTATGCAATGGAGCTCCACCATTACAAGTTTCTCTGTGATATATGGCTCTTTCTTCAT GTATGTTGGAGATGATAATGGTTTGATGTCTGTTTTAAAGCATGAAGAGGACGGAGAACTTTTATTACTGCCGTATCATCTTTCAGCCAAATCTCTTACTG AAGCAGCTGAGTCATCGTTTCCAGATCGCCAGACTGTCGTTGGAGTTCTGCATCAACCTTGTTCTTCTGGGAATAG AGTTTTGATTGCATATGAGAGTGGCTTAATTATATTATGGGATATTTTTGAAGCTCAAGTGGTCGTAGTTCGAGGTGATAAGGTTCTTGAACTGAAGGATGGAGTTGTTGACTGTTCTGGTCAACCCGAACATGATTTGGAGGAAAAAGAAATAACTGCTCTTTGTTGGGCATCTTCTAACGGGACGGTTGTTGCCGTTGGATACATAGATGGAGATATTATGTTTTGGAAAACGTCAACTACGGGATCtagtaaaaaacaaaaaactgCGTCATCAAACAATAATGTTGTAAGGTTACAGCTGTCATCTGCCAAAAGGAAACTTCCTGTCATTGTATTGCACTGGTCAGCAAACACTAAATCCCAAAATGACGGTGATGGCCAACTGTTTGTATACGGAGGTGATGAAATCGGGTCCGAGGAAGTATTAACG GTTTTGAGTCTTGAATGGAGCCCTGGGATGGAAACCCTAAGATGTGTGGGTCGTGCAGAGATCACTCTTATCGGCTCGTTTGCCGATATGAGTTTATTACCAAGTGCAATAAACAATCACGGTGCTGATTTACTAGTCCTCACAAGCCCGGGACATCTGCAAATAGTCAATCATAAGAATTTATCTGCCTTAACAACCGAACATGAAAAAAGAATTACTTTATCTTCTCTAGATTGTCCCGTAGTCGTACCGACATTCAATCCGGTCCTAAGTGCCGCTAAACTCATCTCATTAGTTGGTAGTGAAAAAACTTCAAAGTTCCTTTTGGAG ATAGCCACGAACGTGAAGGTTAACGCAACACAAAAATTGGCGGAGGGGAGTTGGCCCATATCGGGAGGTATAGTACATCAATTTACCTCTCCTGACGGTTACGTGATAGAGAGAATTTACGTAGCTGGTTACATGGATGGATCTGTTCGAATCTGGGATGCGACCTCACCAGTCTTGTCGGTTCTTTGCGTTATAGGAGCG ATGAAAGATGTTGAAGTGAGTGGTTCAACTTCTCCAGTTTCAGAACTGAACTTATGTTCTTCGACTTCACAATTAGCAGTTGGGAGTCAACTTGGTTTG ATCCGTGTATATAATCTCAATTCCAGTCCAAACGAGACGGACCTTCACATTGTAACCGGAATTAAACAAGAAG TTCACAAACAACCTCAAGGTGGCGGCCCCGCTTGTATCGCTTCTTTCCACCTTCTTGATTCCCCTGTTCAAGCTCTTCAGTATATAGACCATGGAGCTAAACTAGCCGCTGCACATGAATGTGGTCGT GTTGCAGTGCTTGATATGAACTCATTCTCCGTTTCATTCCTAACTGAATCTCTACCTAACCTTAGCAGTCCGGTGATTTCGATGGCCTGGAAATCATTTTTGTACAATGGCGGTCGTGTTAAAAGCCCCAAAGATGCGGGCCCAAAGAGTGTCGACAAAAATCTGGAGAAATTGATGTTTGTATCTACCAAAGATGCAAAGTTATATGTGTTTGATGGTAATAATCGCATGATCAACTCTAAACCAACGCAATTGAAGAAAGATACCACTGCTATATCCATGCATATTATAG AGGAAAGTACTTCCTCGGTGGAACAAAAGGAGTCAACAGAGTTGACCAAGGATGTTGTAGCTGGAAACGAACCTACAAGTGAAACAGACCAACATAAGACCGAACATATCAGTTCAGGACATAATGCAATGGATTCACTCATTTTACTTTGTTGCAACGATGCTCTGTGCTTATATCGTTTAAAATCTGTGGTTCAG GGGAATGAAAAACCGTTGCTTAAAGTAAAACTAGAGAAACATTGTTGTTGGACTTCAACTTTTAGGAAAGATGAAAAATCGTGTGGATTAGTATTACTATATCAAACTGGAGAATTGGAAATCAG ATCGTTGCCAGACTTAGAACTGGTGAAAGTAACCTCGTTAATGTCAATAATAAGGTGGAGTTACAAGGCAAATATGCAGAGGACTATGTGTGCAGCGGAGAATGGGCAGATTGCCATG ATAAACGGGTCTGAAGTGGCACTGCTCTCTTTACTGAAAAGTGACGATGATCTCAG GGTTACGGAATCTTTTCCGTCACTTCATGATAAAGTTCTTGCGGCTGCAGTAGAAGCTGTGATTAGCAGTTCTCATAATCAAAAGAAAAAACAG ACGACATTGAAATCGATGAACCTGTATCTATATCCATTCCTACTTCATCAAATACAAAACAAAAGGAGGAAACCG GAAAGAGAAGTGACAGGGAAATGTTACTTGATGGTGATAATGATGAGCCCAGAGTCAGGACACGTGAGGAGATTATCGCCAAGTATAGAAAGAATGCAGGG GATGCTTCTTCGGTAG
- the LOC110885032 gene encoding uncharacterized protein LOC110885032 isoform X1 → MFAKKLLHKATKHHHHLQQQQQQQQNLKGCLTPDDLDFRIAVHYGIPSTASILAFDPIQRVLAIGTLDGRIKVIGGDNIEGLLISPKQIPFKYLEFLSNKGFLVSISNDNDIQVWNLENRSIASSMQWSSTITSFSVIYGSFFMYVGDDNGLMSVLKHEEDGELLLLPYHLSAKSLTEAAESSFPDRQTVVGVLHQPCSSGNRVLIAYESGLIILWDIFEAQVVVVRGDKVLELKDGVVDCSGQPEHDLEEKEITALCWASSNGTVVAVGYIDGDIMFWKTSTTGSSKKQKTASSNNNVVRLQLSSAKRKLPVIVLHWSANTKSQNDGDGQLFVYGGDEIGSEEVLTVLSLEWSPGMETLRCVGRAEITLIGSFADMSLLPSAINNHGADLLVLTSPGHLQIVNHKNLSALTTEHEKRITLSSLDCPVVVPTFNPVLSAAKLISLVGSEKTSKFLLEIATNVKVNATQKLAEGSWPISGGIVHQFTSPDGYVIERIYVAGYMDGSVRIWDATSPVLSVLCVIGAMKDVEVSGSTSPVSELNLCSSTSQLAVGSQLGLIRVYNLNSSPNETDLHIVTGIKQEVHKQPQGGGPACIASFHLLDSPVQALQYIDHGAKLAAAHECGRVAVLDMNSFSVSFLTESLPNLSSPVISMAWKSFLYNGGRVKSPKDAGPKSVDKNLEKLMFVSTKDAKLYVFDGNNRMINSKPTQLKKDTTAISMHIIEESTSSVEQKESTELTKDVVAGNEPTSETDQHKTEHISSGHNAMDSLILLCCNDALCLYRLKSVVQGNEKPLLKVKLEKHCCWTSTFRKDEKSCGLVLLYQTGELEIRSLPDLELVKVTSLMSIIRWSYKANMQRTMCAAENGQIAMINGSEVALLSLLKSDDDLRVTESFPSLHDKVLAAAVEAVISSSHNQKKKQGIPRALVNILKGFKGGKPNNNINVSEDFKYGFSNLDGIFSKNPFPDPLESNINNQEDVELDIDDIEIDEPVSISIPTSSNTKQKEETGKRSDREMLLDGDNDEPRVRTREEIIAKYRKNAGDASSVAAQARNKLLERQEKLERISKRTQDLNNEAEDFASLANELVKAMERRKWWQI, encoded by the exons ATGTTTGCCAAGAAACTGCTACACAAGGCTACcaagcatcatcatcatcttcagcagcagcagcagcagcag CAGAATCTAAAAGGCTGCCTCACACCAGACGATTTGGACTTTCGTATAGCAGTCCATTACGGTATCCCATCCACCGCATCGATTCTTGCCTTTGATCCTATTCAGCGTGTATTAGCCATTGGAACATT AGATGGCAGGATAAAAGTGATTGGTGGTGATAATATTGAAGGCCTCCTCATTTCTCCAAAGCAAATACCTTTCAAGTATTTGGAG TTTCTATCCAACAAAGGTTTCCTAGTCAGCATCTCCAATGACAATGACATACAG GTGTGGAATTTGGAAAACAGGTCTATTGCTTCCAGTATGCAATGGAGCTCCACCATTACAAGTTTCTCTGTGATATATGGCTCTTTCTTCAT GTATGTTGGAGATGATAATGGTTTGATGTCTGTTTTAAAGCATGAAGAGGACGGAGAACTTTTATTACTGCCGTATCATCTTTCAGCCAAATCTCTTACTG AAGCAGCTGAGTCATCGTTTCCAGATCGCCAGACTGTCGTTGGAGTTCTGCATCAACCTTGTTCTTCTGGGAATAG AGTTTTGATTGCATATGAGAGTGGCTTAATTATATTATGGGATATTTTTGAAGCTCAAGTGGTCGTAGTTCGAGGTGATAAGGTTCTTGAACTGAAGGATGGAGTTGTTGACTGTTCTGGTCAACCCGAACATGATTTGGAGGAAAAAGAAATAACTGCTCTTTGTTGGGCATCTTCTAACGGGACGGTTGTTGCCGTTGGATACATAGATGGAGATATTATGTTTTGGAAAACGTCAACTACGGGATCtagtaaaaaacaaaaaactgCGTCATCAAACAATAATGTTGTAAGGTTACAGCTGTCATCTGCCAAAAGGAAACTTCCTGTCATTGTATTGCACTGGTCAGCAAACACTAAATCCCAAAATGACGGTGATGGCCAACTGTTTGTATACGGAGGTGATGAAATCGGGTCCGAGGAAGTATTAACG GTTTTGAGTCTTGAATGGAGCCCTGGGATGGAAACCCTAAGATGTGTGGGTCGTGCAGAGATCACTCTTATCGGCTCGTTTGCCGATATGAGTTTATTACCAAGTGCAATAAACAATCACGGTGCTGATTTACTAGTCCTCACAAGCCCGGGACATCTGCAAATAGTCAATCATAAGAATTTATCTGCCTTAACAACCGAACATGAAAAAAGAATTACTTTATCTTCTCTAGATTGTCCCGTAGTCGTACCGACATTCAATCCGGTCCTAAGTGCCGCTAAACTCATCTCATTAGTTGGTAGTGAAAAAACTTCAAAGTTCCTTTTGGAG ATAGCCACGAACGTGAAGGTTAACGCAACACAAAAATTGGCGGAGGGGAGTTGGCCCATATCGGGAGGTATAGTACATCAATTTACCTCTCCTGACGGTTACGTGATAGAGAGAATTTACGTAGCTGGTTACATGGATGGATCTGTTCGAATCTGGGATGCGACCTCACCAGTCTTGTCGGTTCTTTGCGTTATAGGAGCG ATGAAAGATGTTGAAGTGAGTGGTTCAACTTCTCCAGTTTCAGAACTGAACTTATGTTCTTCGACTTCACAATTAGCAGTTGGGAGTCAACTTGGTTTG ATCCGTGTATATAATCTCAATTCCAGTCCAAACGAGACGGACCTTCACATTGTAACCGGAATTAAACAAGAAG TTCACAAACAACCTCAAGGTGGCGGCCCCGCTTGTATCGCTTCTTTCCACCTTCTTGATTCCCCTGTTCAAGCTCTTCAGTATATAGACCATGGAGCTAAACTAGCCGCTGCACATGAATGTGGTCGT GTTGCAGTGCTTGATATGAACTCATTCTCCGTTTCATTCCTAACTGAATCTCTACCTAACCTTAGCAGTCCGGTGATTTCGATGGCCTGGAAATCATTTTTGTACAATGGCGGTCGTGTTAAAAGCCCCAAAGATGCGGGCCCAAAGAGTGTCGACAAAAATCTGGAGAAATTGATGTTTGTATCTACCAAAGATGCAAAGTTATATGTGTTTGATGGTAATAATCGCATGATCAACTCTAAACCAACGCAATTGAAGAAAGATACCACTGCTATATCCATGCATATTATAG AGGAAAGTACTTCCTCGGTGGAACAAAAGGAGTCAACAGAGTTGACCAAGGATGTTGTAGCTGGAAACGAACCTACAAGTGAAACAGACCAACATAAGACCGAACATATCAGTTCAGGACATAATGCAATGGATTCACTCATTTTACTTTGTTGCAACGATGCTCTGTGCTTATATCGTTTAAAATCTGTGGTTCAG GGGAATGAAAAACCGTTGCTTAAAGTAAAACTAGAGAAACATTGTTGTTGGACTTCAACTTTTAGGAAAGATGAAAAATCGTGTGGATTAGTATTACTATATCAAACTGGAGAATTGGAAATCAG ATCGTTGCCAGACTTAGAACTGGTGAAAGTAACCTCGTTAATGTCAATAATAAGGTGGAGTTACAAGGCAAATATGCAGAGGACTATGTGTGCAGCGGAGAATGGGCAGATTGCCATG ATAAACGGGTCTGAAGTGGCACTGCTCTCTTTACTGAAAAGTGACGATGATCTCAG GGTTACGGAATCTTTTCCGTCACTTCATGATAAAGTTCTTGCGGCTGCAGTAGAAGCTGTGATTAGCAGTTCTCATAATCAAAAGAAAAAACAG GGTATCCCCAGAGCGCTTGTGAATATTCTTAAAGGATTTAAAGGAGGAAAACCTAATAACAACATCAACGTTTCTGAAGATTTTAAATATGGTTTTAGCAATCTGGATGGAATCTTTTCAAAGAATCCGTTTCCCGATCCACTTGAAAGTAATATTAATAATCAGGAAGACGTAGAACTTGATATAG ACGACATTGAAATCGATGAACCTGTATCTATATCCATTCCTACTTCATCAAATACAAAACAAAAGGAGGAAACCG GAAAGAGAAGTGACAGGGAAATGTTACTTGATGGTGATAATGATGAGCCCAGAGTCAGGACACGTGAGGAGATTATCGCCAAGTATAGAAAGAATGCAGGG GATGCTTCTTCGGTAGCTGCCCAAGCAAGAAACAAGCTTTTAGAGCGCCAAGAAAAGCTTGAG AGAATTAGCAAAAGGACCCAAGATCTAAACAACGAAGCGGAAGACTTTGCATCCTTAGCAAACGAGCTTGTAAAGGCAATGGAACGGAGAAAATGGTGGCAGATATGA
- the LOC110885032 gene encoding uncharacterized protein LOC110885032 isoform X2, with protein MFAKKLLHKATKHHHHLQQQQQQQNLKGCLTPDDLDFRIAVHYGIPSTASILAFDPIQRVLAIGTLDGRIKVIGGDNIEGLLISPKQIPFKYLEFLSNKGFLVSISNDNDIQVWNLENRSIASSMQWSSTITSFSVIYGSFFMYVGDDNGLMSVLKHEEDGELLLLPYHLSAKSLTEAAESSFPDRQTVVGVLHQPCSSGNRVLIAYESGLIILWDIFEAQVVVVRGDKVLELKDGVVDCSGQPEHDLEEKEITALCWASSNGTVVAVGYIDGDIMFWKTSTTGSSKKQKTASSNNNVVRLQLSSAKRKLPVIVLHWSANTKSQNDGDGQLFVYGGDEIGSEEVLTVLSLEWSPGMETLRCVGRAEITLIGSFADMSLLPSAINNHGADLLVLTSPGHLQIVNHKNLSALTTEHEKRITLSSLDCPVVVPTFNPVLSAAKLISLVGSEKTSKFLLEIATNVKVNATQKLAEGSWPISGGIVHQFTSPDGYVIERIYVAGYMDGSVRIWDATSPVLSVLCVIGAMKDVEVSGSTSPVSELNLCSSTSQLAVGSQLGLIRVYNLNSSPNETDLHIVTGIKQEVHKQPQGGGPACIASFHLLDSPVQALQYIDHGAKLAAAHECGRVAVLDMNSFSVSFLTESLPNLSSPVISMAWKSFLYNGGRVKSPKDAGPKSVDKNLEKLMFVSTKDAKLYVFDGNNRMINSKPTQLKKDTTAISMHIIEESTSSVEQKESTELTKDVVAGNEPTSETDQHKTEHISSGHNAMDSLILLCCNDALCLYRLKSVVQGNEKPLLKVKLEKHCCWTSTFRKDEKSCGLVLLYQTGELEIRSLPDLELVKVTSLMSIIRWSYKANMQRTMCAAENGQIAMINGSEVALLSLLKSDDDLRVTESFPSLHDKVLAAAVEAVISSSHNQKKKQGIPRALVNILKGFKGGKPNNNINVSEDFKYGFSNLDGIFSKNPFPDPLESNINNQEDVELDIDDIEIDEPVSISIPTSSNTKQKEETGKRSDREMLLDGDNDEPRVRTREEIIAKYRKNAGDASSVAAQARNKLLERQEKLERISKRTQDLNNEAEDFASLANELVKAMERRKWWQI; from the exons ATGTTTGCCAAGAAACTGCTACACAAGGCTACcaagcatcatcatcatcttcagcagcagcagcagcagcag AATCTAAAAGGCTGCCTCACACCAGACGATTTGGACTTTCGTATAGCAGTCCATTACGGTATCCCATCCACCGCATCGATTCTTGCCTTTGATCCTATTCAGCGTGTATTAGCCATTGGAACATT AGATGGCAGGATAAAAGTGATTGGTGGTGATAATATTGAAGGCCTCCTCATTTCTCCAAAGCAAATACCTTTCAAGTATTTGGAG TTTCTATCCAACAAAGGTTTCCTAGTCAGCATCTCCAATGACAATGACATACAG GTGTGGAATTTGGAAAACAGGTCTATTGCTTCCAGTATGCAATGGAGCTCCACCATTACAAGTTTCTCTGTGATATATGGCTCTTTCTTCAT GTATGTTGGAGATGATAATGGTTTGATGTCTGTTTTAAAGCATGAAGAGGACGGAGAACTTTTATTACTGCCGTATCATCTTTCAGCCAAATCTCTTACTG AAGCAGCTGAGTCATCGTTTCCAGATCGCCAGACTGTCGTTGGAGTTCTGCATCAACCTTGTTCTTCTGGGAATAG AGTTTTGATTGCATATGAGAGTGGCTTAATTATATTATGGGATATTTTTGAAGCTCAAGTGGTCGTAGTTCGAGGTGATAAGGTTCTTGAACTGAAGGATGGAGTTGTTGACTGTTCTGGTCAACCCGAACATGATTTGGAGGAAAAAGAAATAACTGCTCTTTGTTGGGCATCTTCTAACGGGACGGTTGTTGCCGTTGGATACATAGATGGAGATATTATGTTTTGGAAAACGTCAACTACGGGATCtagtaaaaaacaaaaaactgCGTCATCAAACAATAATGTTGTAAGGTTACAGCTGTCATCTGCCAAAAGGAAACTTCCTGTCATTGTATTGCACTGGTCAGCAAACACTAAATCCCAAAATGACGGTGATGGCCAACTGTTTGTATACGGAGGTGATGAAATCGGGTCCGAGGAAGTATTAACG GTTTTGAGTCTTGAATGGAGCCCTGGGATGGAAACCCTAAGATGTGTGGGTCGTGCAGAGATCACTCTTATCGGCTCGTTTGCCGATATGAGTTTATTACCAAGTGCAATAAACAATCACGGTGCTGATTTACTAGTCCTCACAAGCCCGGGACATCTGCAAATAGTCAATCATAAGAATTTATCTGCCTTAACAACCGAACATGAAAAAAGAATTACTTTATCTTCTCTAGATTGTCCCGTAGTCGTACCGACATTCAATCCGGTCCTAAGTGCCGCTAAACTCATCTCATTAGTTGGTAGTGAAAAAACTTCAAAGTTCCTTTTGGAG ATAGCCACGAACGTGAAGGTTAACGCAACACAAAAATTGGCGGAGGGGAGTTGGCCCATATCGGGAGGTATAGTACATCAATTTACCTCTCCTGACGGTTACGTGATAGAGAGAATTTACGTAGCTGGTTACATGGATGGATCTGTTCGAATCTGGGATGCGACCTCACCAGTCTTGTCGGTTCTTTGCGTTATAGGAGCG ATGAAAGATGTTGAAGTGAGTGGTTCAACTTCTCCAGTTTCAGAACTGAACTTATGTTCTTCGACTTCACAATTAGCAGTTGGGAGTCAACTTGGTTTG ATCCGTGTATATAATCTCAATTCCAGTCCAAACGAGACGGACCTTCACATTGTAACCGGAATTAAACAAGAAG TTCACAAACAACCTCAAGGTGGCGGCCCCGCTTGTATCGCTTCTTTCCACCTTCTTGATTCCCCTGTTCAAGCTCTTCAGTATATAGACCATGGAGCTAAACTAGCCGCTGCACATGAATGTGGTCGT GTTGCAGTGCTTGATATGAACTCATTCTCCGTTTCATTCCTAACTGAATCTCTACCTAACCTTAGCAGTCCGGTGATTTCGATGGCCTGGAAATCATTTTTGTACAATGGCGGTCGTGTTAAAAGCCCCAAAGATGCGGGCCCAAAGAGTGTCGACAAAAATCTGGAGAAATTGATGTTTGTATCTACCAAAGATGCAAAGTTATATGTGTTTGATGGTAATAATCGCATGATCAACTCTAAACCAACGCAATTGAAGAAAGATACCACTGCTATATCCATGCATATTATAG AGGAAAGTACTTCCTCGGTGGAACAAAAGGAGTCAACAGAGTTGACCAAGGATGTTGTAGCTGGAAACGAACCTACAAGTGAAACAGACCAACATAAGACCGAACATATCAGTTCAGGACATAATGCAATGGATTCACTCATTTTACTTTGTTGCAACGATGCTCTGTGCTTATATCGTTTAAAATCTGTGGTTCAG GGGAATGAAAAACCGTTGCTTAAAGTAAAACTAGAGAAACATTGTTGTTGGACTTCAACTTTTAGGAAAGATGAAAAATCGTGTGGATTAGTATTACTATATCAAACTGGAGAATTGGAAATCAG ATCGTTGCCAGACTTAGAACTGGTGAAAGTAACCTCGTTAATGTCAATAATAAGGTGGAGTTACAAGGCAAATATGCAGAGGACTATGTGTGCAGCGGAGAATGGGCAGATTGCCATG ATAAACGGGTCTGAAGTGGCACTGCTCTCTTTACTGAAAAGTGACGATGATCTCAG GGTTACGGAATCTTTTCCGTCACTTCATGATAAAGTTCTTGCGGCTGCAGTAGAAGCTGTGATTAGCAGTTCTCATAATCAAAAGAAAAAACAG GGTATCCCCAGAGCGCTTGTGAATATTCTTAAAGGATTTAAAGGAGGAAAACCTAATAACAACATCAACGTTTCTGAAGATTTTAAATATGGTTTTAGCAATCTGGATGGAATCTTTTCAAAGAATCCGTTTCCCGATCCACTTGAAAGTAATATTAATAATCAGGAAGACGTAGAACTTGATATAG ACGACATTGAAATCGATGAACCTGTATCTATATCCATTCCTACTTCATCAAATACAAAACAAAAGGAGGAAACCG GAAAGAGAAGTGACAGGGAAATGTTACTTGATGGTGATAATGATGAGCCCAGAGTCAGGACACGTGAGGAGATTATCGCCAAGTATAGAAAGAATGCAGGG GATGCTTCTTCGGTAGCTGCCCAAGCAAGAAACAAGCTTTTAGAGCGCCAAGAAAAGCTTGAG AGAATTAGCAAAAGGACCCAAGATCTAAACAACGAAGCGGAAGACTTTGCATCCTTAGCAAACGAGCTTGTAAAGGCAATGGAACGGAGAAAATGGTGGCAGATATGA